Proteins encoded in a region of the Neodiprion virginianus isolate iyNeoVirg1 chromosome 2, iyNeoVirg1.1, whole genome shotgun sequence genome:
- the LOC124297518 gene encoding serine/threonine-protein phosphatase 6 regulatory subunit 3 isoform X3 — translation MDEEDILQECKSQNKKLVEYLTRPEVMEELVILTTKEPSLEVEERWRYKYPNVACELLTCDVPMLNEKLAGDESLLTKLYSFIDTEPPLNPLLASFFSKTIGVLVARKSDQHWYSYQFTCLQVLEFLKSRQHCVDLLLQHLETSAIMDLVLKLVTQVEGSEMRQNILNWLDGQHLVERLVKLLSPTLEIGRHANAAQLLCDMIKAGRENCLATTERSDPDPILNRLESTETVSLLLETILSGEKSESSIVGGIEVLLVLLGQRSNNALNVMDNHGNGAGEDSNDNEQRIKITVATLPYLGQLHNLLIEPPHKPAVKTTAGRLELPLGNTRLHVAKLLVALLSTENAQVRETLADLGTFQVLLDLFFKYAYNNFLHTQVEQCIALAINTDVQEMNNVIYDHIFIKCKIIERILGAWQENETKQGEEKGIRQGYMGHLINIANNIVTQCEKNNILQSFLKTNLSPDCLTKWEALATNQLADINKIHKIYLGGQQQPYITSSEENSDDYISYPHSVHVQQMYDNYQTQQMTSEFMESCTFNDDKLNDGEETLHNSVDEVHSFGFNLNEEDLDKGEEMFNKVCEQKQKAGLDESCGVGEWGDEGDLTFQTVIDKRNWPSKQLRQNSNSFSDDDEDEPQDLHMEVDSTDPWDSAQHRCRDLTIPPSNPWDVVNQEESEQTGWANFDNFESTLNIDENAGTINKPTDVTEKVQNITATPMEKDISLEHTIDTKAVGAGDTPKTDAVEIATPPPTEAIINNKVQSIDSINTADDNANPNELLADRTTLPVVESKVLGKDVKNIDEREEGVKADNVKQPTENSCTPSEKVTNISEDLK, via the exons ATGGATGAAGAAGATATCTTGCAAGAATGTAAAAGCCAGAATAAAAAGCTCGTTGAATA TCTGACAAGACCTGAAGTAATGGAGGAGTTAGTAATATTAACAACGAAGGAACCTTCTCTAGAAGTAGAAGAGCGCTGGCGGTATAAATATCCAAACGTTGCTTGTGAGCTGCTTACGTGCGACGTGCCTATGCTTAATGAAAAGCTAGCAG GAGATGAATCGTTACTTACTAAGCTCTATTCGTTTATAGACACAGAACCGCCGCTCAATCCCTTGTTGGCATCGTTTTTCAGCAAGACAATAGGTGTTCTTGTAGCGCGAAAGAGTGATCAA CATTGGTACTCCTATCAGTTCACATGCTTACAGGTTCTGGAGTTTCTTAAAAGCCGACAGCATTGTGTGGATCTGCTTTTACAGCATTTAGAAACTTCGGCTATAATGGATTTGGTGCTGAAACTTGTGACACAAGTTGAGGGCAGTGAAATGAGACAAAATATACTTAAC TGGCTTGATGGGCAACACTTGGTCGAAAGATTAGTGAAATTGTTATCACCGACATTAGAGATTGGCAGACATGCCAATGCCGCACAATTACTGTGCGACATGATCAAGGCTGGTAGGGAAAATTGCTTAGCAACAACTGAGCGCAGTGATCCAGATCCTATCCTGAATAGATTGGAATC AACTGAAACCGTTAGTCTATTACTGGAAACGATACTGTCTGGAGAAAAATCTGAGAGCAGTATCGTCGGTGGTATCGAGGTGCTTTTGGTGCTATTGGGACAAAGATCAAACAA CGCTCTGAATGTAATGGACAATCATGGTAACGGTGCTGGCGAAGATTCCAACGACAATGAGCAGCGCATTAAAATCACAGTTGCGACACTGCCGTACCTTGGACAGCTACACAACTTACTTATAGAGCCTCCACAT AAACCCGCGGTTAAAACTACAGCAGGTCGTTTGGAATTGCCACTTGGAAATACTCGACTTCACGTCGCAAAATTACTAGTTGCGCTCTTGTCTACGGAGAATGCTCAAGTTCGTGAGACATTAGCTGATTTAGGAACGTTTCAAGTTCTTTTG gatttatttttcaaatacgcgtacaataattttttgcacacGCAAGTTGAACAGTGTATAGCGCTGGCAATTAACACTGACGTCCAAGAAATGAACAACGTTATTTATGATCAT atatttataaaatgtaaaataattgaacggATATTGGGAGCCTGGCAGGAAAATGAGACGAAACA AGGTGAAGAAAAGGGTATACGGCAAGGGTACATGGGCCATTTAATCAATATAGCGAACAATATTGTAACACAATGTGAAAAGAACAATATCCTGCaaagttttttgaaaaccaATCTATCCCCGGATTGCCTTACAAAATGGGAAGCACTAGCAACGAATCAGCTTGCTGATATCAACAAGATTCATAAAATATATCTG GGCGGACAGCAACAGCCATACATAACTAGTTCAGAAGAAAATAGTGATGATTATATCTCTTACCCTCACAGTGTTCATGTGCAACAG ATGTACGATAACTATCAAACACAACAAATGACTTCCGAATTTATGGAGAGCTGTACGTTCAACGATGATAAACTCAACGACGGCGAAGAAACCCTTCA TAACTCCGTTGATGAAGTCCACTCCTTTGGGTTCAACCTAAATGAAGAAGACCTGGACAAAGGAGAAGAAATGTTCAACaaa GTATGCGAACAAAAGCAAAAGGCTGGACTTGATGAGAGCTGTGGCGTAGGAGAGTGGGGAGATGAAGGCGATCTCACCTTCCAGACTGTGATCGACAAGCGCAATTGGCCATCTAAACAGTTGCGACAAAATTCCAACTCCTTTTCAGATGACGATGAAGACGAACCGCAGGATCTACATATGGAAGTTGACTCAACAGATC CATGGGATTCAGCACAGCATCGGTGCAGAGACCTAACGATACCGCCGAGCAATCCATGGGATGTAGTGAATCAAGAAGAAAGCGAACAAACAGGCTGGGCAAATTTTGATAACTTTGAAAGCACTTTAAATATAGATGAAAATGCTGGAACGATTAATAAGCCGACCGACGTAACGGAGAAAGTACAAAATATTACGGCTACTCCTATGGAAAAAGATATTTCATTAGAGCATACTATAGATACGAAAGCTGTAGGAGCAGGAGACACGCCCAAAACTGATGCTGTTGAAATCGCTACACCACCGCCAACAGAGGCTATTATCAATAACAAAGTTCAAAGTATTGATTCTATAAACACAGCTGACGATAATGCAAATCCCAATGAATTACTCGCAGACAG GACAACTTTGCCCGTCGTAGAAAGCAAAGTACTAGGCAAAGATGTCAAGAATATAGATGAACGCGAGGAAGGGGTGAAGGCAGATAATGTAAAACAACCAACTGAAAATTCATGCACACCATCAGAAAAAGTAACCAATATATCAGAGgatctaaaataa